The Thermodesulfobacteriota bacterium genome has a segment encoding these proteins:
- the rpsB gene encoding 30S ribosomal protein S2: protein MSTVTMKELLEAGVHFGHETKRWDPKMKPYIFGARNGIYIIDLQKTVQLFKEAYQFIRDVAARGEHILFVGTKKQAQETIAEQAKRCGMFYVNHRWLGGMLTNFQTIKRSIERLQKLEAMKNEEIYNLLPKKEILGIEKEKARLEKSLGGIKNMNRLPGAIFVVDPKKEKIAVREARKVGIPSVGIVDTNCDPDDVDYVIPGNDDAIRAIQLFASKMAEAVIEGRQLYEKQLQSGEGPDTKEAPPVSEPPTEIEVEEGVEEEEE, encoded by the coding sequence ATGTCAACCGTAACGATGAAGGAGCTTCTGGAGGCAGGGGTCCACTTCGGCCACGAAACCAAACGTTGGGATCCGAAGATGAAACCCTATATCTTCGGCGCGAGGAACGGAATCTATATCATCGATCTCCAGAAGACGGTCCAGCTCTTCAAAGAGGCCTATCAGTTCATCCGGGATGTGGCCGCCCGAGGCGAGCACATCCTCTTCGTCGGCACGAAGAAACAGGCGCAGGAGACCATTGCCGAACAGGCCAAACGGTGTGGGATGTTCTACGTCAACCATCGATGGTTAGGCGGAATGCTGACGAACTTCCAAACCATCAAGCGGTCGATCGAACGTCTCCAGAAACTCGAAGCGATGAAAAACGAGGAGATCTACAATCTCCTCCCCAAAAAAGAGATCCTCGGCATAGAAAAGGAGAAGGCCCGATTGGAAAAGTCCCTGGGCGGCATTAAGAATATGAACCGTCTTCCTGGAGCGATCTTCGTCGTCGATCCCAAAAAAGAGAAGATCGCGGTCCGTGAGGCCCGCAAGGTCGGTATCCCTTCGGTGGGCATCGTCGACACCAACTGCGATCCAGACGATGTCGACTATGTGATTCCGGGCAATGACGATGCCATTCGCGCCATCCAGCTCTTCGCATCAAAGATGGCGGAGGCCGTGATCGAGGGGAGGCAACTTTACGAAAAACAACTCCAAAGCGGCGAAGGGCCCGACACAAAAGAGGCGCCACCCGTTTCAGAACCTCCCACGGAGATCGAAGTGGAGGAAGGCGTTGAAGAGGAGGAGGAATGA
- a CDS encoding helix-hairpin-helix domain-containing protein: MGRLFRKALLRIRTLLTSYDQPPLWRHLPIRKSLSLTDQWILFGLASFLLGLFYIKFHPSSLLPSEQDRNEIVVEVEGEVHRPGIYTFSSPPRLKEVIQVARGLKEPAWLDEDSSSLLLESGTLVTVRPSPSLSPDEGAAKSGRTIRIEIGRMEARKLLLYRLPLDLNRATAEDLCLLPGIGESLAREIVAYRERRRGFRSVEELKEVKGIGEKKWINLKPYLTVDLR, translated from the coding sequence ATGGGTAGGCTTTTTCGAAAGGCCCTTCTCAGAATTCGAACCCTCCTAACCTCCTATGACCAGCCTCCCCTCTGGCGTCATCTGCCCATAAGGAAATCCCTTTCCCTTACCGATCAGTGGATCCTCTTCGGGCTGGCCTCCTTTCTTCTCGGCCTCTTCTATATCAAGTTTCACCCTTCCTCCCTTCTCCCCTCCGAACAGGATCGGAACGAGATCGTCGTTGAAGTGGAAGGGGAGGTCCACCGACCCGGGATCTACACCTTTTCCAGCCCTCCCCGGCTCAAGGAAGTGATCCAGGTGGCAAGGGGGTTGAAAGAACCCGCCTGGTTGGATGAGGATTCATCGTCGCTCCTTTTGGAATCAGGAACCCTCGTGACGGTTCGTCCTTCCCCTTCGTTGTCTCCGGATGAAGGCGCGGCCAAGAGTGGAAGGACGATCAGGATCGAGATCGGAAGGATGGAGGCCAGAAAACTTCTCTTGTATCGCCTCCCCCTCGACCTGAACCGGGCCACGGCCGAAGACCTCTGCCTCCTTCCGGGGATCGGGGAGTCCCTGGCCCGGGAGATCGTCGCCTACCGGGAGAGAAGAAGGGGATTTCGTTCGGTCGAGGAGTTGAAAGAGGTGAAGGGCATCGGCGAGAAAAAGTGGATTAACCTGAAACCCTACCTGACGGTTGACCTTCGATAA
- a CDS encoding DUF364 domain-containing protein, protein MPLSVLSETIEIIEEKSPVPLNEIRVEDLVIGIFFTGVKLSTGHGGCAFTPIGEIPEAVCCPTSASRMPPAGALDGRPVSEIVPFALDPNVLKSAIGIAALNALSQWIVESQQEKDYKVMKEVDGFDLLNIQPHERVTLVGAFGPYIKRLKVMGIPFYVVEKNQAALRPDEMRYFIPETEMKGAIENAQVVIITGTALVNHTIDSILSSIDKGSRTAIIGPTASLLPDAFFKRGVRVMAGVRILNPDLMLKILMQGGSAYHLLKDCSERVAFLAS, encoded by the coding sequence ATGCCCCTTTCGGTCCTTTCGGAAACGATCGAGATCATCGAGGAAAAGTCCCCTGTCCCCCTGAACGAAATCCGGGTGGAGGATCTGGTCATAGGGATCTTCTTTACGGGCGTGAAGCTTTCGACGGGCCACGGGGGTTGTGCCTTCACGCCCATCGGAGAGATCCCGGAGGCCGTCTGCTGTCCGACCTCTGCCAGCCGGATGCCTCCGGCAGGAGCCCTCGATGGAAGACCGGTCTCGGAAATCGTCCCCTTCGCGCTTGATCCGAACGTGCTGAAAAGCGCCATCGGCATCGCGGCCCTCAACGCCCTTTCACAATGGATCGTCGAATCTCAACAAGAAAAAGACTATAAGGTGATGAAGGAGGTCGACGGGTTCGACCTCCTGAACATCCAACCCCATGAGAGGGTCACCTTGGTGGGGGCCTTTGGTCCCTACATCAAGAGGCTCAAGGTGATGGGAATCCCCTTCTATGTCGTCGAAAAAAACCAGGCGGCCCTGAGGCCGGACGAGATGAGGTATTTCATCCCCGAGACAGAGATGAAGGGGGCCATCGAAAATGCCCAGGTGGTGATCATAACGGGTACAGCCCTCGTCAACCATACGATCGACTCCATTCTATCATCGATTGACAAGGGATCGCGGACAGCCATTATCGGCCCCACGGCCAGTCTCCTCCCCGATGCCTTCTTCAAAAGAGGGGTCCGGGTGATGGCAGGGGTAAGGATTTTGAATCCTGACCTCATGTTAAAGATCCTGATGCAGGGGGGCTCCGCCTACCATCTCTTGAAGGATTGCTCCGAAAGGGTGGCCTTCCTTGCCTCTTAA
- a CDS encoding cytochrome c — MSRKAAKNFFIFGSLFFFLVLVVLTIDTLIQVPKRAPAITAEIDAGKKVWHKYDCIGCHTIMGNGSYFAPDMTTVAKRKPKDFLKKFILDPRAINPKAAMPKLGLTEKEADHLIALLEWTSQVDTNKWPPKPVLAAAVARVESTPGQLIYQKQNCAACHMIAGIGGTAGPDLTRVGPKWKAEPLTQYLKNPASVKAGSAMPSFAHLSEQELKELTDYLLTLQ; from the coding sequence ATGAGCAGGAAAGCGGCCAAGAATTTCTTCATCTTTGGGAGCCTCTTTTTCTTTCTCGTTTTGGTGGTCCTCACGATCGACACCCTGATCCAGGTTCCAAAACGGGCACCGGCCATCACCGCCGAGATCGATGCGGGGAAAAAGGTCTGGCACAAATATGACTGCATCGGGTGCCATACGATCATGGGCAACGGTTCCTATTTTGCCCCGGATATGACCACTGTGGCCAAACGAAAACCCAAAGATTTTTTAAAAAAGTTCATCCTGGACCCCCGCGCCATCAACCCGAAAGCGGCCATGCCCAAATTAGGGCTTACCGAAAAAGAGGCGGACCATCTGATCGCCCTCCTGGAGTGGACCTCCCAGGTGGACACCAATAAATGGCCTCCGAAACCGGTCTTGGCCGCTGCGGTGGCGCGGGTGGAGTCAACTCCTGGTCAGCTTATCTATCAGAAGCAGAACTGCGCCGCCTGCCATATGATCGCAGGGATCGGTGGGACTGCAGGGCCCGATCTCACCCGGGTCGGACCCAAATGGAAGGCTGAGCCGTTGACCCAGTATCTCAAAAATCCCGCCTCGGTAAAAGCGGGTTCGGCCATGCCGAGCTTCGCCCACCTGAGCGAACAAGAATTGAAAGAACTGACCGATTACCTCTTGACCCTTCAGTAA
- a CDS encoding cbb3-type cytochrome c oxidase subunit I, which translates to MEYESHKIANNFFISAVLLFLVQVLVGIIAALQFVWPDFFFLNFNTVRTLHINALVVWLLLGFMGASYYVIVEESETELWSIPLAKFQFWATILTVGLVVVGYIVMGFYPQANITVFGTLLLNEGREYVEAPRWADILIVISVLLFLFNNAMTVLKTKRFTDVQGVLLAGNLFLALMYLPGVFYTKNMIMDQFWWWWVIHLWVEGAWELIAAAFLAFSLHKLLGADRTLLAKWMYIEVGLVMFTGILGLGHHYYWIGTPPYWLWIGGIFSALEPVPLVLMVWDAFRTTKLAAKPVDNRVGLFYTVSHVFFNFVGAGLWGVFHTLPQVNKYTHGTQITTAHGHIAFYGAYALLVLAMIYIALPGLRGVKQFNQSRGYVAFWWMTVSMIFITFSLTGAGLVQSYLERVMGLDYVTVKSAYNHYFWIFRAVFGLGFLIGVLIFVKDFFVAGREPLPKEI; encoded by the coding sequence ATGGAATACGAGAGCCATAAAATCGCCAACAATTTCTTCATCTCTGCCGTTCTCCTCTTCCTGGTTCAGGTCCTCGTCGGCATCATCGCCGCCCTCCAGTTTGTCTGGCCCGATTTCTTCTTCCTCAATTTCAACACCGTTCGAACCCTTCACATCAACGCCCTCGTAGTCTGGCTCCTGTTAGGCTTCATGGGGGCCTCTTACTATGTCATCGTCGAGGAATCCGAGACTGAACTCTGGAGCATCCCCCTGGCCAAGTTCCAATTTTGGGCCACCATCCTGACTGTGGGGCTGGTCGTGGTCGGTTATATTGTGATGGGTTTCTATCCCCAGGCCAACATCACGGTCTTCGGAACCCTTCTCCTCAACGAAGGCCGGGAATATGTCGAGGCCCCCAGATGGGCGGATATTCTGATCGTCATCTCGGTCCTCCTCTTCCTCTTCAACAACGCCATGACGGTCTTGAAGACGAAGCGGTTTACTGATGTCCAAGGGGTCCTCTTGGCGGGAAATCTCTTCTTGGCCCTCATGTATCTCCCCGGCGTCTTTTACACGAAAAACATGATCATGGACCAATTCTGGTGGTGGTGGGTGATCCATTTATGGGTGGAGGGGGCATGGGAACTCATCGCCGCGGCCTTCCTGGCCTTCAGCCTTCACAAACTCCTCGGGGCCGATCGGACCCTGCTGGCGAAATGGATGTATATTGAGGTCGGGCTCGTCATGTTCACGGGGATCTTGGGCCTCGGACACCATTATTACTGGATCGGGACGCCTCCTTACTGGCTCTGGATTGGCGGGATCTTCAGCGCCCTGGAGCCGGTTCCCCTTGTGTTGATGGTCTGGGACGCCTTCCGGACGACGAAACTGGCAGCCAAACCGGTGGATAACAGGGTGGGCCTCTTTTATACCGTCTCCCATGTCTTCTTCAACTTTGTGGGCGCGGGCCTCTGGGGCGTTTTTCACACCTTACCCCAAGTGAACAAATATACCCACGGAACCCAGATCACCACGGCCCATGGTCACATCGCCTTCTATGGCGCCTATGCCCTTCTCGTCCTGGCCATGATCTACATTGCCCTTCCCGGCTTGAGGGGCGTCAAGCAATTCAACCAATCCAGAGGGTATGTGGCCTTCTGGTGGATGACGGTCTCAATGATCTTCATCACCTTCAGTTTGACCGGCGCGGGCCTGGTCCAGAGCTATCTCGAGAGGGTAATGGGCCTCGACTATGTGACGGTGAAGAGTGCTTACAACCACTACTTCTGGATCTTCAGGGCCGTCTTCGGCCTGGGGTTCTTGATCGGCGTCCTGATCTTTGTTAAGGATTTCTTCGTGGCGGGCCGAGAACCTCTCCCAAAAGAGATTTGA
- a CDS encoding HD domain-containing protein, which yields MRFWKPEDIFEVQCLRCGRAVEFFKDDVKRKCRCGEEIVNPRLDFGCAQWCEYGEQCLGVMPKELEDLKKELEKGRFKEKFAQAMKRYFGKDLKRIAHAQKVARFAEEMAKKEGANPLVVLGSAYLHEVGIYEAERKHASLTSEGPPIVKDLLKRMNLKEEVIEEICDIIAHLSQPRPVETLNFQILYEANWLVKIEEEGLGHDKGKLETLIEKVFQTDSGKALAIALYLQAP from the coding sequence ATGAGATTTTGGAAGCCGGAGGATATCTTTGAAGTACAGTGTCTCAGGTGTGGAAGGGCGGTCGAGTTCTTCAAAGATGATGTGAAGCGCAAATGCCGTTGTGGAGAGGAGATCGTAAATCCCAGGCTGGATTTCGGTTGCGCCCAGTGGTGCGAGTACGGGGAGCAATGCCTCGGCGTCATGCCTAAAGAACTGGAGGATTTGAAAAAGGAGTTGGAGAAAGGACGGTTTAAAGAGAAATTTGCTCAGGCGATGAAGCGATACTTCGGGAAAGACCTTAAACGGATTGCTCACGCTCAGAAGGTGGCCCGGTTTGCAGAAGAAATGGCAAAGAAAGAAGGGGCGAACCCCCTGGTGGTCTTGGGGAGTGCCTATCTTCACGAGGTCGGAATTTATGAAGCCGAAAGGAAGCACGCATCCCTTACGTCAGAAGGCCCCCCGATCGTAAAAGATCTCTTAAAACGGATGAACCTCAAAGAGGAGGTCATCGAGGAGATCTGTGACATCATTGCTCATCTCAGCCAACCAAGACCGGTTGAGACCCTGAACTTTCAGATCCTTTATGAGGCCAACTGGCTGGTCAAAATCGAGGAAGAAGGGCTTGGACACGATAAAGGAAAACTCGAAACGTTGATTGAAAAGGTTTTCCAAACTGATTCGGGAAAGGCCTTGGCGATAGCCCTTTATTTACAGGCTCCTTGA
- a CDS encoding cytochrome C, which yields MVRTIFVSLLGVLFATAAFAQVCVECHKKVTPGIVNDWQLSKHSKNKVDCTVCHGSDHKTSKDVAKAKIPTPDTCATCHAKRVKEFRAGKHAAAWAAMKAMPTAHWQPMALMEGMKGCGGCHKIGIKSEAEIKELKKNGAGFGVASCDACHTRHTFSVVEARQPQACQTCHMGFDHPQWEMYSSSKHGVRYLLKQNKTLPPTASAPTCQTCHMQDGNHEVRTAWGFLAVRLPMPEDKQWAADRATILQGLGVLDPEGKPTARLEVVKAADVARLTQEAWQKERDKMLKACNKCHSANFAKAELEKGDQMIRDADRLLAEAIRTVADLYKEGILQKPKNYAHPFPDLLTFHDAPTVIEQKLFVMFLEHRMRTFQGTFHANPDYALWYGWSKMQQSLTEIKEKAAELRAKAKK from the coding sequence ATGGTCAGAACAATCTTCGTCTCGCTCCTTGGTGTTCTTTTTGCCACCGCCGCTTTTGCTCAGGTCTGTGTGGAGTGCCACAAAAAGGTGACCCCGGGGATTGTCAACGACTGGCAGCTGAGCAAGCACAGCAAAAACAAGGTCGATTGCACCGTTTGCCATGGAAGCGATCACAAGACATCGAAAGACGTGGCCAAGGCCAAGATCCCCACCCCCGATACCTGTGCCACCTGTCACGCCAAACGGGTTAAGGAATTCAGGGCCGGAAAACATGCTGCAGCCTGGGCCGCCATGAAGGCCATGCCCACCGCCCACTGGCAACCCATGGCGTTGATGGAGGGGATGAAGGGCTGCGGCGGTTGCCATAAGATCGGAATCAAGAGCGAAGCCGAGATCAAAGAGCTCAAAAAGAACGGAGCGGGATTCGGGGTGGCCTCCTGCGATGCCTGTCATACCCGGCACACCTTTTCCGTCGTGGAAGCCAGACAGCCCCAGGCCTGTCAGACCTGCCACATGGGTTTTGACCATCCCCAGTGGGAGATGTACTCCAGTTCTAAGCACGGGGTGCGGTATCTCTTGAAACAGAATAAGACCCTTCCCCCGACGGCCTCAGCCCCAACCTGCCAGACCTGCCATATGCAGGATGGGAATCATGAGGTCAGGACCGCCTGGGGATTTTTGGCAGTGCGATTACCCATGCCGGAGGACAAACAGTGGGCCGCGGACCGCGCCACCATCCTTCAGGGTCTCGGCGTCCTCGATCCCGAGGGAAAACCGACGGCCAGGCTTGAGGTCGTAAAGGCGGCCGACGTCGCCCGGTTGACCCAGGAGGCCTGGCAGAAAGAACGGGACAAGATGCTTAAGGCCTGCAACAAATGCCATTCCGCCAATTTCGCAAAGGCCGAACTGGAAAAGGGAGATCAGATGATCAGGGATGCGGATCGTCTCTTGGCCGAGGCGATCCGGACCGTGGCCGACCTCTATAAGGAGGGAATCCTGCAGAAACCCAAAAACTATGCCCATCCCTTCCCCGATCTTCTCACCTTCCATGATGCCCCGACCGTCATCGAACAGAAACTCTTCGTCATGTTCCTCGAGCACCGGATGAGAACCTTCCAGGGAACCTTCCATGCCAACCCGGACTACGCCCTCTGGTATGGCTGGAGCAAGATGCAACAGAGCCTGACCGAAATCAAAGAAAAGGCGGCCGAACTGAGGGCCAAAGCGAAGAAATGA